The Natronolimnobius baerhuensis DNA segment GGAGATTTCGAGTGTACAACTCAACCAGCCCGGCGGCATGCATTTTGGCTTCACCGTTGACGACCTCGAGGCGTTCTACGAGGACCTGCCAGCCGATGCTGAGACGCTGAGCGAGCCACAGACGACTGCGACCGGCAATTCGATTCTCTTCGTCCGAGATCCGGAGGAGAATCTGGTCGAAGTGCTCGAGATTAGCGAGTGAGCCAAACTCACATCGTCTCGACGACTTCGTCTAACACGTCAGCATCAACGAAGACGACGATGTGATCGCCCGGATAGATCATCGTCTCACCACGTGGCGTCACCAGATCGCCACCACGCGAGATTGCGCCGATAACGACGCCGTCGGGTAAGTCATTCATTGCTTCGACAATCGTCTCACCCGCTAAGACGCTGCTATCGTTTACTTCGAACTCGATTACCTCCGCCCGGTCGTGCTCGAGCATGGCGACTTTCTCGGTGTGGCCGGCACGAGTAAAGCGGACGATCTCTTCTGCGGTCTCCTCGCGCGGGTTGATTGCGACATCGATGCCAACCGTTTCGAACAGTTCGGCGTACTGGAGGTTCTCGATGACTGCGACCGTCCGGTCGACGCCAAGTCGGCGGGCAAGCAGGGAGACGAGCAAGTTCTTTTCGTCGCCATCGAGTGCAGCAATGACGACGTTGGCCTCGTCGATGTGTTCGCGCGCGAGGAACTCGGCGTCAGTCGCGTCGCTTTCCATCACGAGCGTGTTCGGCAGCGCTTCGGCGACCTCGCGCGCGCGGTCGTGGTCCTGCTCGATCAGTCGCGGCCGATAGCCGTGTTCTTCGAACTCTCGAGCGGCCTGGAAGCCGATTTCACTCGCACCAACGATGACGACTTCGTCGGCATCGTCGGTATCGAGCGTCGCAACGTCTTCTGCGAAGTCGACGACAGAACCGGGGCTGCCGATAACGACGACCCGGTCCCCTGCCCGGATAACGGTATCACCGGTGGCAACGATCATCTCGTCATCGCGGAAGATCCCAGCAAACGTCATCGAATCGTAGCAGTCGGCCTCCTGGACGGTCATATCGACAACGGGGCTTTCGGCGTTGATTTCGAACTCCGCCATTCTGACGAGACCGCCAACAAAGGTATCAACATCTTGTGTCGCAGGAAGCCCTGAAATACGGAAAATCGTTCGCGCAGTCAGCAGATCCGTACAGACCATGAAATCAACGCCGAATGCACCCTGTGACCCCTCCCAGGTCTCGAGGAGTGTTCGTCGCCGGACACGGGCAATCGTAAAGGCGTTGCTCGCCGTTTTGACCGCGCCACAGACGACGACGTTTACTTCGTCGTTGTCCGTACAGGCGATTACGAGGCTGGCTTCTTCGACATCCGCGGCTTGTAAGGTCTTGAGTTCGGTTCCATCACCGTGCAACGCGAGGACATCCATCGAGTAAGTCAACTCCTCGACAATCTCTTGATTGCGGTCGATGACGACGACATCGTGTGAGTCCTCTAAGTTGCTGGCGATTGCCTGTCCAACGTCACCTGCGCCGACGATTATTACGTGCATACAGTGGCTCGCAACTGCTGGTTGGTGTCTACTGTGTCTGGACTCAGGCTAATAATTGCTCCCCTCTGGTCCCAGTAGCAAATCCCTTCTCGAGACCGTCCAAATGGACCGTCCCGACATAGCCGACCGCTCGAGTGATTTTCGATTCGGAAAGGACCCCCTCGAGAACTATCGAATACGAAGTACCGAGGATATATAGTCCGGTATGACGCACAGGTATCTATGGGAGACGGGACCGGCAGCAGCTATCGACTCGACGAGATTGACCGTCGGATCATCTACGCGTTGATGGCCGACGCGCGCAATACGTCGGCACCGACTATCGCTGAGCAGGTAAGCGTCTCCGGCGCGACGGTCCGCAATCGAATCGCACAACTCGAGGAACACGGGATTATCGAGGGCTATCACGCGACTGTCGATTTCGAACACGCCGATGGCTCGCTGATGAACCTCTTTCTCTGTCACGTCTCGTTTGACGAAATCGAGGGTGTTGCCAGACGGATCGGCACCATCCCCGGCGTGATCAACGTCAGAGAGTTAATGGGCGGTCGCATAAACTTACACGTCCTTACAGTCGGAACCGATACGAGTGATCTACGCCGCATTGGGCGCGACCTCGCGAAACTGGACGTCGAAATCGAAGACGAGTTCCTCTTACAGACCGAACACGATTTCCCGTATACGCCCTACGGACCCGCCGATGGGCAGCCTCGAGAGCAGTTGACCGATCACATCAGCCTCACCGGCGGCGCGGAAGTCGTCGAAGTGAACGTCCACGAGGACGCCCCAATCGCCGACTGTACACTCGAGGAGGCAGCGGCGGAGGGACTGCTCGATGATCGGACGCTGGTGATTGCAATCGAGCGCGACGACGACGTGATCACACCACACGGCGATACAGAAATTCACGCCCACGATATCGTGACCGTGTTTGCACCGAACGAGACCGACGGGCCGACCGTTCAGGGCTTTCACGGCCCTGACAGAGAGCCAGACCTGCGGACGCGACAGCAGTAATTGGCATCCATGTCACTCAGTAAATATCTTCCCGAGTTCCTGCAGGGGGATGACGACGAGCGTGAGGCGGACCCGAACGCGACGATCATCTACGAGTGCCGTCACTGCGGAACTGACTTTGACGAAGACTTAGATCATTGCCCAGTCTGTGAGTCGACAGAAATTGCGACGTACACGTTCGATACTGGCGCTGAACTCACGGACGACGCGGAGTAAGACAGTCACGCTTGCCTCGAGACGGGTCCCCGGTCGACCGACCTCGAGTGAGAGCGGAGTACCTCGACGCTATCAGTGAAAACTGCAAACAAAAACAACACTGCAACCGAAAGGCGGTCGGTAGGTTAGTAGAACTCGCGGACGAGGTCCATCGCGTCCTCAGGCGCACCGTCTGGAATCTCGGACATGTTCTCGGTGACGCCGTGTTGTTCGTGGTACGGCACGGACTCGTCGTCCTGATACATCACACCTTGATACTCCTTGTCGCTGTCGAGGATGACTTCCTTGGCTGCCTCGTAATCGGTCGGGTCGTGGTCTTCGTCTTCCTGCAGGTCGACGAGGTTGTCGCGGAAGTAGTCGTAGGTGTCGACGTCGTTGAACGTGACACACGGGCTGAAGACGTTGACGAAGCCGAAGCCGTCGTGTTCGATGGCTTCCTGGACGATCTCCTGGTGGCGCAGGGCGTCGGAAGCGAACGACTGGGCGATAAAGGACGCGCCGGAGGCGAGTGCGAGTGCGAGTGGGTTCACCGGCGGCTGTTTTGGTCCTTCTGGGGTCGTCGAGGTTTCGAAGTCAGACCGCGACGTTGGCGAGGCCTGCCCTTTCGTCAGTCCGTAAATGCGGTTGTCCATGACGACGTAGGACATGTCGACGTTTCGGCGGACGGCGTGGACGAAGTGACCGGCACCGATTGAGTAGCCGTCACCGTCACCGCCGGCGACCATCACTTCGATGTCGGGGCGGGACATCTTGACACCCTGTCCGACCGGAAGCGCACGGCCGTGGACCCCGTGAAGGGCGTAGCTGTGCATGTAGGTCCCGATCTTGCCGGAACAACCAATTCCAGCGACCACGAACGTGTTGTCCGGGTCGTTTCCGGTTTCGGCGAGGGCTTTCATCATACCGTTCATCGTCCCGAAGTCACCGCAACCGGGACACCACGTTGGCTGCTTGTCGGATTTGAAGTCTGTGAATCGAACGTCGGAGCTCATTATGCTGGCACCTCTGCGGAGAGTTTTTCGGTGATCTGTTCGGCGAGTTCGTCCGCCTTGAAGCGGATACCGGTGTACTTGTTGATGCGTTTGACGCGGGTAAGGGCGTCGTGTTCGATCAGATCCGCGAACTGTCCCGTTGCGTTACACTCGACAACGATGACTTCCTCGGCCGCCTCGATCTCGTCGGTCAGATCCGGACGCGGGAAGATGTACGGCACCGAAATCACGCGCAGATCAACATCGTCTTCCTCGAGATACTCGAGGGCTTCGACGAGTGCACCTTCGTTCGATCCCCACGAGAGGATGAGGTTCTCGGAGTCAGGGTTCCCGAACTCACGGTACTCCCAGCCTTCTTCTTCTTTGGCGGTCTCGACCTTTCGATTTCGTTTGTCGACCTGCTGGACGCGCACGTCGGTTTCTTCGGTTCGGCGACCGAGTTCGTCGTGCTCTAAGCCGGTGGACATGTGTGCGCCGTCGGTTGTGCCGGGGATGGCACGGGGGCTGACGCCGTCTTCGGTGGCAGCGTGTGCGCGGAACCGACCCTGCGAGTCGAGCCACTGGTCGACGGTGTCGTCGTCGACGAGTTTGCCGCGGTCGATCTCGACGTCGTCCATGTCGAACGCTTCCGGTGGGAACGTCTGTTCGGTGACGGACATTGCCAGATCGGAGATCAGGAACACCGGCGTCTGGTACTTTTCGGCGAGGTTGAACGCCTCGATGGTCTTCCAGAAGCACTCGGTGATCGTCGTCGGCGCGACGACGAAGCGTGGCACCTCACCGTGGCCACCGTACAGCGCCATGTTGAGATCGCCCTGTTCCTGTTTCGTCGGCATCCCGGTCGATGGACCGGAACGCTGGACGTCAGTGATGACAAGCGGTGTCTCGCTGGTTGCAACGAGGCCGAACGTCTCGGTCATGAGGTCAATCCCAGCACCGGAGGTTGCGGTCATCGAGCGCGCGCCAGCGCGTGCACCACCAAGCGCCATGTTGATCGCCGAGAGTTCGTCTTCTGCCTGCACGACGTGCCCGCCGTACTCTTCGATTCGGCCCGTCAGATACTCCATGATGGAGGTTGCGGGCGTGATCGGGTAGCCGGCGTAGAAGCGACAGCCAGCGGCGATGGCACCCATGCCAATCGCTTCGTTGCCGTTCAAGAGGACGTAATCGTTGTCCGTCGTCTCGAGACTGTAGCCGAGGTGGTCCAGATCGTAGTTCTCCTGGACGTATTCCTGGCCGAGTCGAGCGGCTTCCTTGTTGTTCTCGACGATTTTCGAGCCTTTGCCGCCGAAGCGTTTCTCGAGGGATTCGTCGAGGTACTCGACATCGAAGTTGGCGATTTCACACGCCGCACCGAGTGCGACGACGTTGCGCATGATTGCGCCGCCGGCGTCTTCGGCGAGCGATTTCAGTGGTACGTCGACGGCGGTGATCTCGTCGGGGATTTCGGCTTCCCACGAGCGCTCACCGTCGTAGATGACGGCACTACCCTCGTGGAGTTCATCCAGATTCTCGTCGATTGTTCGCTGCGTCAGCGCAACGAGAATGTCGAGTCGGTCGACAACACTTTGAATATCATCGACAGATGTTCGAATCTTGTAGGCAGTGTAACCGCCGCGGATTCGCGACGCGAAGTCTTTCGACGTGAACACGTGTCGGCCGGCACGCGAGAGCGCCTGTGCGAAGATTTTTCCGGTCGAGTCGATGCCGTCTCCGGCTTCGCCTCCGACCGCCCAGTTGAGGTCCTCAGCCATGTTATGCCGGACCTTGCCCCCAGTAAATGAAAAGGCTTCTGAAACCCCTACCAGGTCACCTGCGTTGTGCCATCGATCCCCGTGTGTGGACATACGGCACCCGCGTTTCCAACAACCGGAACGGAACGCCTTTTCGCACAGCAGCCGAATCCGAAGCCATGGACGGAACGCCAGTCACTGTTGTATCGGTACGCGATGTCGGCCCAGAAACCGTCGCACTCGACCTCGAGACGCCAGCTGAGTTCGACGCCGC contains these protein-coding regions:
- the trkA gene encoding Trk system potassium transporter TrkA, with the translated sequence MHVIIVGAGDVGQAIASNLEDSHDVVVIDRNQEIVEELTYSMDVLALHGDGTELKTLQAADVEEASLVIACTDNDEVNVVVCGAVKTASNAFTIARVRRRTLLETWEGSQGAFGVDFMVCTDLLTARTIFRISGLPATQDVDTFVGGLVRMAEFEINAESPVVDMTVQEADCYDSMTFAGIFRDDEMIVATGDTVIRAGDRVVVIGSPGSVVDFAEDVATLDTDDADEVVIVGASEIGFQAAREFEEHGYRPRLIEQDHDRAREVAEALPNTLVMESDATDAEFLAREHIDEANVVIAALDGDEKNLLVSLLARRLGVDRTVAVIENLQYAELFETVGIDVAINPREETAEEIVRFTRAGHTEKVAMLEHDRAEVIEFEVNDSSVLAGETIVEAMNDLPDGVVIGAISRGGDLVTPRGETMIYPGDHIVVFVDADVLDEVVETM
- a CDS encoding FmdB family zinc ribbon protein, producing MSLSKYLPEFLQGDDDEREADPNATIIYECRHCGTDFDEDLDHCPVCESTEIATYTFDTGAELTDDAE
- a CDS encoding Lrp/AsnC family transcriptional regulator, encoding MGDGTGSSYRLDEIDRRIIYALMADARNTSAPTIAEQVSVSGATVRNRIAQLEEHGIIEGYHATVDFEHADGSLMNLFLCHVSFDEIEGVARRIGTIPGVINVRELMGGRINLHVLTVGTDTSDLRRIGRDLAKLDVEIEDEFLLQTEHDFPYTPYGPADGQPREQLTDHISLTGGAEVVEVNVHEDAPIADCTLEEAAAEGLLDDRTLVIAIERDDDVITPHGDTEIHAHDIVTVFAPNETDGPTVQGFHGPDREPDLRTRQQ
- a CDS encoding 2-oxoacid:acceptor oxidoreductase subunit alpha, whose translation is MAEDLNWAVGGEAGDGIDSTGKIFAQALSRAGRHVFTSKDFASRIRGGYTAYKIRTSVDDIQSVVDRLDILVALTQRTIDENLDELHEGSAVIYDGERSWEAEIPDEITAVDVPLKSLAEDAGGAIMRNVVALGAACEIANFDVEYLDESLEKRFGGKGSKIVENNKEAARLGQEYVQENYDLDHLGYSLETTDNDYVLLNGNEAIGMGAIAAGCRFYAGYPITPATSIMEYLTGRIEEYGGHVVQAEDELSAINMALGGARAGARSMTATSGAGIDLMTETFGLVATSETPLVITDVQRSGPSTGMPTKQEQGDLNMALYGGHGEVPRFVVAPTTITECFWKTIEAFNLAEKYQTPVFLISDLAMSVTEQTFPPEAFDMDDVEIDRGKLVDDDTVDQWLDSQGRFRAHAATEDGVSPRAIPGTTDGAHMSTGLEHDELGRRTEETDVRVQQVDKRNRKVETAKEEEGWEYREFGNPDSENLILSWGSNEGALVEALEYLEEDDVDLRVISVPYIFPRPDLTDEIEAAEEVIVVECNATGQFADLIEHDALTRVKRINKYTGIRFKADELAEQITEKLSAEVPA
- a CDS encoding 2-oxoacid:ferredoxin oxidoreductase subunit beta, encoding MSSDVRFTDFKSDKQPTWCPGCGDFGTMNGMMKALAETGNDPDNTFVVAGIGCSGKIGTYMHSYALHGVHGRALPVGQGVKMSRPDIEVMVAGGDGDGYSIGAGHFVHAVRRNVDMSYVVMDNRIYGLTKGQASPTSRSDFETSTTPEGPKQPPVNPLALALASGASFIAQSFASDALRHQEIVQEAIEHDGFGFVNVFSPCVTFNDVDTYDYFRDNLVDLQEDEDHDPTDYEAAKEVILDSDKEYQGVMYQDDESVPYHEQHGVTENMSEIPDGAPEDAMDLVREFY